Proteins from one Cyclopterus lumpus isolate fCycLum1 chromosome 11, fCycLum1.pri, whole genome shotgun sequence genomic window:
- the pex1 gene encoding peroxisome biogenesis factor 1 isoform X1, with product MFSNQGIQPVTVVFNNTKNCFLHLSSKLISHLSLNENQALELSWGHGSPVFLSWTQNRTSCSLDSHKVELCRQLGEKLGLRDGEQGFLRPCHQVSSVHQVFVEPLSSDDWEILELHSAALEQQLLDQIRVVFQDAVFPVWVGSHTAIYIQIASLSPSVPYGRLEQFTELVVSPKNRAGIGQLIGSPVRNSKKQHFNRQQNMDLSNPSGPSLESTSHVPQIHQWGGIADLKSLLRYMIKGAYDPVKELPPLPEVPVLFTDSLYRVCGAPPDSLCTISHIATAVIHLFPWSRGLNAGPTGGQSLVTYGLLSKVLSPKESRDKAKQAMEKKKHAGVTKVAGGEEVKEEKATVVRVVCHDTEKLACKERSPSKGEIHSGRVWIPQALAFRLNIIPHSTVRIKPVKSTIKVASSIRLKPLIPLLEEDDEEIQTAFLGWLHTQSHEPLACLTARSGTILLHGTDAKLEFSLTVLKPEPESDPPDQLFSLTSAVIQKENIQVDREPLPAVNSTTGTPDPELPSLSILGGIDELSRTGSDFISHSLLGSPLYRELGTTGLGLQGGALLITGAKGSGKSTLSRALCRKAREDLDTHVELVDCKKLQGKRSETVRQMLQDIFEQAEWRQPSVVLLDDLDHVTGAPNSPEHEHGAEALLQQHIAQSLKDVVDKVLVHSSLVCLIITSQSEHSLHPSLTEMQGSHFIQGFVHIQPSDQAQRAEILHRLILRKTSISVETLQTLDLAAVAKETQGYTPQDLLLVLERAVHANTVQGGHSDQGVCLSWRDFVQALKEFTPLSLWGVDLHTPSGVGLERVGGLREVQQQLMDTILLPAKYPILFSNLPIRHRSGILLYGAPGTGKTLLARAVAKDSGMNFISIKGPELLSKYIGASEQGVRDVFQRAQAAKPCILFFDEFDSLAPRRGHDSTGVTDRVVNQLLTQLDGVEGLQGVYVLAATNRPDLIDPALLRPGRLDKSLYCPPPDLEAREEILKALSNGIALAADVDLEQLAAATEQFTGADLKALLYNAQLEAVHNSMGSSTPRELTSGSDSDMSLSSMIFPNNSSGSDDSVGDGDPGVGLDQSMILLESSELQAEDEQHCGNVWRLYFGSSYESELENSPISELNSRCVSGPNSVTQDLTRASGREPGRSLTPAYMSSLRSGYKELGPEQLDRLQQDINNIKTNYRRANEACVRVHSVSSQPGLLLCQAHVNSALAVTRPSLSKADCSRYTKLYAAFDSAEDGKSLHSATFKPGQRVTLA from the exons ATGTTTAGTAATCAGGGCATTCAACCCGTAACTGTTGTTTTTAACAACACAAAAAACTGCTTTCTTCATCTCTCCTCAAAGTTGATATCGCATCTTTCTCTGAACGAG AACCAGGCGTTGGAGTTGTCCTGGGGCCATGGCTCTCCAGTGTTCCTCAGCTGGACTCAAAACAGAACCTCCTGCAGCCTGGACAGCCATAAAGTGGAACTGTGTCGACAACTGGGAGAAAAGCTTGGCCTGCGCGACGGGGAGCAG GGCTTCCTGAGACCATGTCACCAAGTCTCATCGGTGCATCAAGTATTTGTGGAGCCACTGTCATCTGATGACTGGGAAATCTTG GAGCTCCACAGTGCTGCACTGGAACAGCAGCTGTTGGATCAGATCAGAGTTGTTTTTCAAGATGCCGTGTTTCCTGTGTGGGTGGGCAGCCACACTGCCATCTACATCCAAATAG CATCGCTTTCACCATCTGTGCCTTATGGTCGCTTGGAGCAGTTCACAGAACTAGTGGTCTCTCCAAAGAACCGTGCTGGAATTGGCCAGCTCATTGGTTCTCCAGTGAGAAACAGCAAGAAACAGCATTTTAACAGACAGCAAAATATGGATCTTTCGAACCCCTCAGGACCGTCACTGGAAAGTACCTCCCATGTGCCTCAAATCCACCAGTGGGGGGGCATAGCTGATCTGAAGAGCCTGCTACGCTATATGATAAAAGGTGCTTATGACCCAGTTAAAGAGCTACCACCTTTACCTGAGGTCCCTGTCCTCTTCACTGACTCTCTCTACAGAGTGTGCGGTGCACCTCCAGACTCCCTTTGCACTATAAGCCATATTGCAACTGccgttattcatttatttccttGGAGCCGGGGGTTGAATGCTGGGCCAACTGGAGGTCAGTCACTGGTGACTTATGGCCTGCTCTCCAAAGTTCTCTCTCCTAAAGAATCAAGGGACAAAGCCAAGCAGGCTATGGAGAAAAAGAAGCATGCAGGTGTTACTAAAGTtgcgggaggagaggaggtgaaagaagAGAAAGCTACAGTGGTCAGGGTGGTGTGCCATGATACTGAGAAGCTAGCATGCAAGGAAAGGAGTCCCAGCAAGGGAGAAATCCATAGTGGAAGAGTATGG ATCCCACAGGCCCTGGCCTTCAGGTTGAATATCATCCCACATTCAACAGTTAGAATCAAGCCAGTCAAATCAACTATCAAAGTAGCCTCCTCTATTCGTCTTAAGCCTCTCATACCACTG CTCGAGGAGGACGACGAAGAGATCCAGACAGCTTTCCTCGGTTGGCTCCACACTCAGAGTCATGAACCTTTAGCCTGTCTGACTGCACGGTCTGGCACCATCCTCCTACATGGAACTGATg CAAAGTTAGAGTTTTCCTTAACGGTACTGAAACCGGAACCAGAGAGTGACCCTCCAGACCAGCTGTTTTCACTCACATCTGCTGTTATCCAGAAGGAAAACATACAG GTCGACCGAGAACCATTGCCAGCTGTGAATTCTACAACTGGAACGCCCGACCCAGAGCTTCCCTCCCTCAGTATTCTAGG TGGGATTGATGAGCTTAGTAGGACTGGATCTGACTTCATCTCCCACAGCCTTCTGGGTAGTCCCCTCTATAGAGAGCTTGGCACAACTGGACTGGGACTCCAGGGAGGAGCTCTACTCATCACTGGTGCTAAG GGAAGTGGAAAGAGCACTCTATCCCGAGCCCTTTGTAGAAAAGCTCGAGAAGATCTGGATACACATGTTGAGCTGGTAGACTGCAAAAAACTACAAG gCAAAAGGTCAGAAACAGTGAGACAGATGCTGCAGGATATTTTTGAACAGGCGGAGTGGAGGCAGCCATCAGTTGTTCTGCTTGATGACCTGGACCATGTGACTGGGGCACCAAACTCACCAGAGCATGAGCATGGTGCTGAGGCGCTGCTGCAACAGCACATTGCACAGA gtcTAAAAGATGTTGTGGATAAGGTCCTGGTTCACTCCAGTCTGGTGTGTCTGATCATCACCAGTCAGAGTGAGCATTCCCTGCACCCCTCCCTGACCGAGATGCAGGGGTCCCACTTCATCCAGGGCTTTGTACACATCCAGCCATCAGACCAG GCTCAAAGAGCTGAAATCCTGCACCGCCTGATTCTCAGAAAAACCAGCATATCTGTTGAGACCTTACAGACTCTAGACCTGGCAGCTGTTGCCAAGGAGACACAGGGATACACGCCCCAGGACCTTTTACTAGTGTTGGAGCGGGCTGTCCATGCCAACACTGTACAAGGAGGGCACAGTGACCAGG gtgtgtgtctgtcgtggAGGGACTTTGTGCAGGCTCTCAAGGAGTTCACGCCTCTCTCGCTGTGGGGTGTAGACCTCCACACCCCAAGTGGAGTTGGGctggagagggtgggggggctgaGAGAAGTGCAACAGCAACTAATGGATACCATACTGCTCCCCGCTAAG TATCCAATCCTGTTCTCCAATCTTCCTATCCGCCATCGCTCAGGAATATTGCTGTATGGAGCTCCTGGTACAGGGAAGACCCTGCTGGCCAGGGCTGTGGCCAAAGACAGTGGTATGAACTTCATCAGCATCAAG GGGCCTGAGCTTCTGAGTAAGTACATTGGAGCTAGTGAGCAGGGAGTCCGTGATGTCTTCCAGAG GGCGCAAGCTGCCAAGCCGTGCATTCTGTTCTTCGATGAGTTTGACTCTCTGGCTCCGAGGAGGGGCCATGACAGCACGGGTGTAACCGACCGTGTGGTTAACCAGCTCCTCACCCAGCTGGACGGGGTGGAGGGACTGCAGG GTGTTTATGTGCTTGCAGCCACCAACCGTCCAGATTTGATAGACCCGGCCCTGCTAAGACCTGGACGCCTGGACAAATCCCTGTACTGCCCCCCTCCTGACCTG GAAGCTCGTGAAGAGATCCTGAAGGCTCTGAGCAACGGCATTGCCCTTGCCGCTGACGTGGACCTTGAGCAGCTGGCAGCAGCAACAGAGCAGTTCACCGGGGCAGACCTGAAGGCCCTGCTCTACAATGCACAGCTGGAAGCGGTCCACAACAGCATGGGCTCCAGCACACCACGT GAGCTGACCTCCGGCTCAGACAGCGACATGAGCCTGTCCTCCATGATCTTCCCGAACAACAGCAGTGGCTCAGATGATTCGGTTGGTGATGGGGACCCAGGCGTGGGGCTGGACCAGTCCATGATTCTCCTGGAGTCCAGTGAGCTTCAAGCAGAAGACGAACAACATTGTGGCAATGTTTGGAGACTCTACTTTGGAAGCTCATACGAGTCAGAGTTGGAGAATTCACCGATTTCAGAACTG AACTCTCGCTGCGTCTCTGGACCGAACTCCGTGACCCAGGACTTAACAAGGGCATCAGGTCGGGAACCTGGACGCTCACTCACCCCTGCCTACATGTCCTCCCTCCGGAGCGGGTACAAAGAACTCGGCCCAGAGCAGCTGGACCGCCTACAACAAGACATCAACAACATCAAGACCAACTACCGGAGAGCTAAT GAGGCCTGTGTCCGGGTGCATTCAGTCTCCAGCCAGCCAGGCCTCCTGCTGTGTCAGGCTCATGTGAACTCCGCCTTGGCTGTGACCAGACCGTCTCTCAGCAAAGCCGACTGCAGCAGATACACAAAACT GTATGCAGCCTTTGACAGTGCAGAAGATGGAAAATCTCTTCACTCTGCTACATTTAAACCTGGACAACGTGTGACTTTAGCTTGA
- the pex1 gene encoding peroxisome biogenesis factor 1 isoform X2, whose product MTGKSWWELHSAALEQQLLDQIRVVFQDAVFPVWVGSHTAIYIQIASLSPSVPYGRLEQFTELVVSPKNRAGIGQLIGSPVRNSKKQHFNRQQNMDLSNPSGPSLESTSHVPQIHQWGGIADLKSLLRYMIKGAYDPVKELPPLPEVPVLFTDSLYRVCGAPPDSLCTISHIATAVIHLFPWSRGLNAGPTGGQSLVTYGLLSKVLSPKESRDKAKQAMEKKKHAGVTKVAGGEEVKEEKATVVRVVCHDTEKLACKERSPSKGEIHSGRVWIPQALAFRLNIIPHSTVRIKPVKSTIKVASSIRLKPLIPLLEEDDEEIQTAFLGWLHTQSHEPLACLTARSGTILLHGTDAKLEFSLTVLKPEPESDPPDQLFSLTSAVIQKENIQVDREPLPAVNSTTGTPDPELPSLSILGGIDELSRTGSDFISHSLLGSPLYRELGTTGLGLQGGALLITGAKGSGKSTLSRALCRKAREDLDTHVELVDCKKLQGKRSETVRQMLQDIFEQAEWRQPSVVLLDDLDHVTGAPNSPEHEHGAEALLQQHIAQSLKDVVDKVLVHSSLVCLIITSQSEHSLHPSLTEMQGSHFIQGFVHIQPSDQAQRAEILHRLILRKTSISVETLQTLDLAAVAKETQGYTPQDLLLVLERAVHANTVQGGHSDQGVCLSWRDFVQALKEFTPLSLWGVDLHTPSGVGLERVGGLREVQQQLMDTILLPAKYPILFSNLPIRHRSGILLYGAPGTGKTLLARAVAKDSGMNFISIKGPELLSKYIGASEQGVRDVFQRAQAAKPCILFFDEFDSLAPRRGHDSTGVTDRVVNQLLTQLDGVEGLQGVYVLAATNRPDLIDPALLRPGRLDKSLYCPPPDLEAREEILKALSNGIALAADVDLEQLAAATEQFTGADLKALLYNAQLEAVHNSMGSSTPRELTSGSDSDMSLSSMIFPNNSSGSDDSVGDGDPGVGLDQSMILLESSELQAEDEQHCGNVWRLYFGSSYESELENSPISELNSRCVSGPNSVTQDLTRASGREPGRSLTPAYMSSLRSGYKELGPEQLDRLQQDINNIKTNYRRANEACVRVHSVSSQPGLLLCQAHVNSALAVTRPSLSKADCSRYTKLYAAFDSAEDGKSLHSATFKPGQRVTLA is encoded by the exons ATGACTGGGAAATCTTGGTGG GAGCTCCACAGTGCTGCACTGGAACAGCAGCTGTTGGATCAGATCAGAGTTGTTTTTCAAGATGCCGTGTTTCCTGTGTGGGTGGGCAGCCACACTGCCATCTACATCCAAATAG CATCGCTTTCACCATCTGTGCCTTATGGTCGCTTGGAGCAGTTCACAGAACTAGTGGTCTCTCCAAAGAACCGTGCTGGAATTGGCCAGCTCATTGGTTCTCCAGTGAGAAACAGCAAGAAACAGCATTTTAACAGACAGCAAAATATGGATCTTTCGAACCCCTCAGGACCGTCACTGGAAAGTACCTCCCATGTGCCTCAAATCCACCAGTGGGGGGGCATAGCTGATCTGAAGAGCCTGCTACGCTATATGATAAAAGGTGCTTATGACCCAGTTAAAGAGCTACCACCTTTACCTGAGGTCCCTGTCCTCTTCACTGACTCTCTCTACAGAGTGTGCGGTGCACCTCCAGACTCCCTTTGCACTATAAGCCATATTGCAACTGccgttattcatttatttccttGGAGCCGGGGGTTGAATGCTGGGCCAACTGGAGGTCAGTCACTGGTGACTTATGGCCTGCTCTCCAAAGTTCTCTCTCCTAAAGAATCAAGGGACAAAGCCAAGCAGGCTATGGAGAAAAAGAAGCATGCAGGTGTTACTAAAGTtgcgggaggagaggaggtgaaagaagAGAAAGCTACAGTGGTCAGGGTGGTGTGCCATGATACTGAGAAGCTAGCATGCAAGGAAAGGAGTCCCAGCAAGGGAGAAATCCATAGTGGAAGAGTATGG ATCCCACAGGCCCTGGCCTTCAGGTTGAATATCATCCCACATTCAACAGTTAGAATCAAGCCAGTCAAATCAACTATCAAAGTAGCCTCCTCTATTCGTCTTAAGCCTCTCATACCACTG CTCGAGGAGGACGACGAAGAGATCCAGACAGCTTTCCTCGGTTGGCTCCACACTCAGAGTCATGAACCTTTAGCCTGTCTGACTGCACGGTCTGGCACCATCCTCCTACATGGAACTGATg CAAAGTTAGAGTTTTCCTTAACGGTACTGAAACCGGAACCAGAGAGTGACCCTCCAGACCAGCTGTTTTCACTCACATCTGCTGTTATCCAGAAGGAAAACATACAG GTCGACCGAGAACCATTGCCAGCTGTGAATTCTACAACTGGAACGCCCGACCCAGAGCTTCCCTCCCTCAGTATTCTAGG TGGGATTGATGAGCTTAGTAGGACTGGATCTGACTTCATCTCCCACAGCCTTCTGGGTAGTCCCCTCTATAGAGAGCTTGGCACAACTGGACTGGGACTCCAGGGAGGAGCTCTACTCATCACTGGTGCTAAG GGAAGTGGAAAGAGCACTCTATCCCGAGCCCTTTGTAGAAAAGCTCGAGAAGATCTGGATACACATGTTGAGCTGGTAGACTGCAAAAAACTACAAG gCAAAAGGTCAGAAACAGTGAGACAGATGCTGCAGGATATTTTTGAACAGGCGGAGTGGAGGCAGCCATCAGTTGTTCTGCTTGATGACCTGGACCATGTGACTGGGGCACCAAACTCACCAGAGCATGAGCATGGTGCTGAGGCGCTGCTGCAACAGCACATTGCACAGA gtcTAAAAGATGTTGTGGATAAGGTCCTGGTTCACTCCAGTCTGGTGTGTCTGATCATCACCAGTCAGAGTGAGCATTCCCTGCACCCCTCCCTGACCGAGATGCAGGGGTCCCACTTCATCCAGGGCTTTGTACACATCCAGCCATCAGACCAG GCTCAAAGAGCTGAAATCCTGCACCGCCTGATTCTCAGAAAAACCAGCATATCTGTTGAGACCTTACAGACTCTAGACCTGGCAGCTGTTGCCAAGGAGACACAGGGATACACGCCCCAGGACCTTTTACTAGTGTTGGAGCGGGCTGTCCATGCCAACACTGTACAAGGAGGGCACAGTGACCAGG gtgtgtgtctgtcgtggAGGGACTTTGTGCAGGCTCTCAAGGAGTTCACGCCTCTCTCGCTGTGGGGTGTAGACCTCCACACCCCAAGTGGAGTTGGGctggagagggtgggggggctgaGAGAAGTGCAACAGCAACTAATGGATACCATACTGCTCCCCGCTAAG TATCCAATCCTGTTCTCCAATCTTCCTATCCGCCATCGCTCAGGAATATTGCTGTATGGAGCTCCTGGTACAGGGAAGACCCTGCTGGCCAGGGCTGTGGCCAAAGACAGTGGTATGAACTTCATCAGCATCAAG GGGCCTGAGCTTCTGAGTAAGTACATTGGAGCTAGTGAGCAGGGAGTCCGTGATGTCTTCCAGAG GGCGCAAGCTGCCAAGCCGTGCATTCTGTTCTTCGATGAGTTTGACTCTCTGGCTCCGAGGAGGGGCCATGACAGCACGGGTGTAACCGACCGTGTGGTTAACCAGCTCCTCACCCAGCTGGACGGGGTGGAGGGACTGCAGG GTGTTTATGTGCTTGCAGCCACCAACCGTCCAGATTTGATAGACCCGGCCCTGCTAAGACCTGGACGCCTGGACAAATCCCTGTACTGCCCCCCTCCTGACCTG GAAGCTCGTGAAGAGATCCTGAAGGCTCTGAGCAACGGCATTGCCCTTGCCGCTGACGTGGACCTTGAGCAGCTGGCAGCAGCAACAGAGCAGTTCACCGGGGCAGACCTGAAGGCCCTGCTCTACAATGCACAGCTGGAAGCGGTCCACAACAGCATGGGCTCCAGCACACCACGT GAGCTGACCTCCGGCTCAGACAGCGACATGAGCCTGTCCTCCATGATCTTCCCGAACAACAGCAGTGGCTCAGATGATTCGGTTGGTGATGGGGACCCAGGCGTGGGGCTGGACCAGTCCATGATTCTCCTGGAGTCCAGTGAGCTTCAAGCAGAAGACGAACAACATTGTGGCAATGTTTGGAGACTCTACTTTGGAAGCTCATACGAGTCAGAGTTGGAGAATTCACCGATTTCAGAACTG AACTCTCGCTGCGTCTCTGGACCGAACTCCGTGACCCAGGACTTAACAAGGGCATCAGGTCGGGAACCTGGACGCTCACTCACCCCTGCCTACATGTCCTCCCTCCGGAGCGGGTACAAAGAACTCGGCCCAGAGCAGCTGGACCGCCTACAACAAGACATCAACAACATCAAGACCAACTACCGGAGAGCTAAT GAGGCCTGTGTCCGGGTGCATTCAGTCTCCAGCCAGCCAGGCCTCCTGCTGTGTCAGGCTCATGTGAACTCCGCCTTGGCTGTGACCAGACCGTCTCTCAGCAAAGCCGACTGCAGCAGATACACAAAACT GTATGCAGCCTTTGACAGTGCAGAAGATGGAAAATCTCTTCACTCTGCTACATTTAAACCTGGACAACGTGTGACTTTAGCTTGA